The Bos indicus x Bos taurus breed Angus x Brahman F1 hybrid chromosome 3, Bos_hybrid_MaternalHap_v2.0, whole genome shotgun sequence genome includes a window with the following:
- the GJA9 gene encoding gap junction alpha-9 protein, with protein MGDWNFLGGILEEVHIHSTVIGKMWLTILFIFRMLVLGVAAEDVWNDEQSGFICNTEQPGCRNVCYDRAFPISLIRYWVLQVIFVSSPSLVYMGHALYRLRVLEKQRQMKKEQLRGELEEAELETPGDRRRLEEELCQLEQRKVNKVPLRGTLLCTYVIHIFTRSVVEVGFMIGQYLLYGFHLEPLFKCHGHPCPNTIDCFVSRPTEKTIFLLFMQSIATVSLFLNVLEIFHLGFKKIKRGLWGQYKLKDEHNEFCTKSKQNLAKYQNTSANSLKRLSSVPDYSLLVDKQTHTAGYPSLNPSAFQTDPDNHIGNDDKGILDEQETLLSEMCTFSTACGHLQNISSSNKEDTHKLSGKEVNGNQLRGKREIDGKDSKRNHYFKGHCSSPGDAIELNNHVGQSPQTAFSLPANCTWKPKWPRATRGPSAESENQALPPKGYLKGQLRESTTRILPPSQGDFQPLDIPDTPDSSGGLSFESKLVRTCSNPTACTPTHLVSLTNNLIGRRAPTDLQI; from the coding sequence ATGGGGGACTGGAATTTCCTTGGAGGCATTCTGGAGGAGGTTCACATCCACTCCACGGTGATTGGAAAGATGTGGCTCACCATCCTGTTCATATTTCGAATGCTTGTTCTGGGTGTAGCAGCTGAAGATGTCTGGAATGATGAGCAGTCTGGCTTCATCTGTAATACAGAACAACCCGGCTGCAGAAATGTATGCTATGATCGGGCCTTCCCTATCTCCCTCATTAGATACTGGGTTTTGCAGGTGATCTTTGTGTCTTCACCATCCCTGGTCTACATGGGCCATGCTTTGTACCGACTGAGAGTTCTGGAGAAGCAGAGGCAGATGAAGAAGGAGCAACTGAGAGGTGAACTGGAGGAGGCAGAGCTTGAAACGCCTGGGGATCGGAGGCGACTGGAGGAAGAACTGTGTCAGCTGGAGCAAAGGAAAGTAAATAAAGTTCCACTCAGAGGAACCTTGCTTTGCACTTATGTGATACACATTTTCACTCGCTCTGTGGTTGAAGTTGGGTTCATGATTGGACAGTATCTTTTATATGGATTTCACTTAGAGCCTCTATTTAAATGCCACGGCCACCCATGTCCAAATACAATTGATTGTTTTGTCTCTAGACCCACAGAAAAGACAATATTCCTATTATTCATGCAATCCATAGCAACTGTTTcacttttcttaaatgttttagaaattttcCATCTaggttttaaaaagattaaaagaggGCTTTGGGGACAATATAAATTGAAGGATGAACATAATGAATTTTGTACCAAGTCAAAACAAAAccttgccaaatatcaaaacacATCTGCAAACTCACTGAAACGACTCTCTTCTGTACCTGATTATAGTCTGTTAGTGGACAAGCAAACACACACAGCAGGGTATCCTAGTTTAAATCCCTCTGCATTTCAGACAGACCCTGATAACCATATTGGAAATGATGACAAAGGCATTTTGGATGAACAGGAAACTCTACTTTCTGAGATGTGCACATTTAGTACGGCCTGTGGTCATCTTCAAAATATCAGCTCAAGTAATAAAGAAGACACTCATAAACTATCTGGAAAAGAAGTTAATGGTAACCAGTtgaggggaaaaagagaaattgatggcaaagacagcaaaagaaatcacTACTTTAAAGGTCACTGTTCCAGTCCAGGTGATGCTATAGAGCTTAACAACCACGTGGGACAGTCACCCCAAACAGCTTTCTCTCTGCCAGCTAACTGCACCTGGAAACCGAAGTGGCCTCGGGCTACCCGGGGTCCCTCTGCAGAAAGTGAAAACCAGGCATTACCTCCTAAAGGTTACCTCAAGGGCCAGCTCAGGGAGAGCACAACCAGAATCCTTCCTCCTTCACAGGGAGACTTTCAACCACTTGACATTCCAGACACTCCTGATTCTTCGGGAGGGCTGTCCTTTGAATCCAAGTTGGTCAGAACCTGCAGTAACCCTACTGCTTGTACTCCAACTCATTTGGTGTCACTGACAAACAACCTCATTGGAAGGCGGGCTCCCACAGACCTTCAGATCTGA